Proteins from a genomic interval of Labeo rohita strain BAU-BD-2019 unplaced genomic scaffold, IGBB_LRoh.1.0 scaffold_250, whole genome shotgun sequence:
- the LOC127159788 gene encoding uncharacterized protein LOC127159788 — protein sequence MKMESVKVGDRVTLQTDVTKVHGDELIVWRFGDEGKLVAKTDIEAKSSPLYDPDERFRDRLELDHQTGSLIITHSRITDSGLYRVKISSSKQTLYKRFTVTVSGVFGADEDKVKAVMEGDSVTLNPDPAQTQGFIDIEWRFKDNKKPIADTDGSKQTYSEDEIFRDRLNLDPQTGSLTITNIKTKHSGLYHLKIDLNSGQLNVDYTVTVSESPSVIDAVKGEMKMESVKVGDRVTLQTDVTKVHGDELIVWRFGDEGKLVAKADIEAKSSPLYDPDERFRDRLELDHQTGSLIITHSRITDSGLYRVKISSSKQTLYKRFTVTVYGEEHKLSERMIVHQL from the exons ATGAAGATGGAGTCAGTGAAGGTGGGAGATCGTGTCACTCTTCAGACTGATGTTACTAAAGTACATGGAGATGAGCTGATAGTGTGGAGGTTTGGAGATGAAGGGAAACTCGTAGCTAAAACTGATATAGAGGCTAAGAGCTCACCGTTATATGATCctgatgagagattcagagacagactggagctggatcatcagactggatctctgatcATCACACACAGCAGaatcacagactctggactCTATAGAGTGAAGATCAGCAGCAGCAAACAGACTCTGTACAAGAGATTCACTGTTACTGTCAGTG gtgtgtttggtgctgatgaagataaagtgaaggcagtgatggagggagattctgtcactctaAACCCTGATCCTGCTCAAACACAGGGATTTATTGATATAGAGTGGCGGTTTAAAGATAACAAGAAACCCATTGCTGATACTGATGGAAGTAAGCAAACATATTCTGAAGATGAGatattcagagacagactgaatcTGGATCCTCAGAcaggatctctgaccatcacaaacatcaaaaCCAAACACTCTGGACTTTATCATCTAAAGATCGACCTCAACAGTGGGCAGTTAAATGTGGATTACACTGTTACTGTCAGTG AGTCTCCGTCTGTTATTGATGCTGTCAAAGGTGAAATGAAGATGGAGTCAGTGAAGGTGGGAGATCGTGTCACTCTTCAGACTGATGTTACTAAAGTACATGGAGATGAGCTGATAGTGTGGAGGTTTGGAGATGAAGGGAAACTCGTAGCTAAAGCTGATATAGAGGCTAAGAGCTCACCGTTATATGATCctgatgagagattcagagacagactggagctggatcatcagactggatctctgatcATCACACACAGCAGaatcacagactctggactCTATAGAGTGAAGATCAGCAGCAGCAAACAGACTCTGTACAAGAGATTCACTGTTACTGTCTATGGTGAGGAACACAAGCTTTCTGAGAGAATGATTGTTCATCAGCTGTGa